In Chrysemys picta bellii isolate R12L10 chromosome 4, ASM1138683v2, whole genome shotgun sequence, the sequence CACTCAGGGTGAGAAGTTAAGCCCAGGCCTAAATTCTTGCAGAATAGGGGCCTAGAGTTGTAACTCGGATATCTTAACAACATCAGAATAGTTTatcttttttcaaaaaattcccTTTTGATCTAAACAAATGCGTATAGACGTATTTCTGCATGTGCGTGCATCTGTGTATGTGAGTGACAACCAACTAGCTCATATGGTCATGACCAAGCTATATTtcagaagagaaaagaaacacATTTATCACACTTTTCCTAAAACGAAAAGCTACAATTTCAAGTTCAGTATTGAATATCTtgtccttcccttcccaccccaccccctgctatttctgggtttttttccccccttccaacTTACTTTAGCACCATAACACATTTTAAACATTACAATCCCTCTTCAGATACTACACAAAAATTGTCCCATAAAAATAGTgctttttgccaaaaaaagttatatatattatatatataaatcaaCTAAATCCGTGGCAAATGTGCAATGCAGACGCCTCCTCTATTTAAAGTGAACATCAGTTCacttcctcttttttatttttccccctttcctttacCTCTTTCTCACACTTCATCCGTGATTTTAAAAAGGTGCAAGTCGATTTGGAATCTTGTAATtaagcacatacacacacataaatTCAGATGGGTCTTCTTGGAATTTCTTctcagttacttttttttttttttttttaagtaaaggtgcaaaaaaaaaattgctctttacaaaaataagaaaaaataccaaagaaaaaAGTGGGGTGGGAATGAGAAAAAATGTAATCCCTCCAAATAAATTTTGCCCCATTTTTTTTCACTTTATTGTCAAGAAAGACATGGAATGGACTCTTCTGTTTTTCAATTtcatattcttttttttcttgctcTTGCTCTTTCTTTTGCCTTCTGCTGCTGGCATGTGGGATGTCATGCCCTGCCCAATATTAAAATAGTTCAAGTGCCAAACGGTCCCTTTTAAGTATGGGCTTGAAAATACTGGGTAGAtaggggaacaaaacaaaacagaagtttaaaaaaaaaacactttaatgCTTAAAGGACAATGCCACAGAAATTATGTTGTTGCTGACAATGCTGTAATCCCCTTCTCACTATGTCAGTTGTTTGGTTCTCTTTAAATTGGCGTTACAGTGCCCCCTTTTTATTGCTTCTGGGTGGAAAGGCAATATCCCTCTTGCTTCACAGCCAAGAGGGCTAAGGGCTAGGGAAGTTAGGCCTCAAAAGTCCCcccaggagatttaaaaaaaaaaatagaatccaTTTCACAGTTCATTTCCGGCTGCCTGATGTTTCTGAGGAAACTTGCACTACCAGAGGCTTCTGGCTGGGCAGGACGATGAGGGGACGATGCACCTTGGTTTCATCAGATGCTTGCAGCCCTTCGGCTTGCCACCGGTACCTGCGAGCGCGGAAGATGCTGGGAACTCCCCGTTGTAGGCGCTGTGAGCTCTTTTTCTGCCACACATCATATTTGGAGTACTTGGCATGTGAAGGTTTTTGAAAGCTATCCTGAAAGaggagaaagggggtggggtggtaaaggaaaaagaaaatgaggGTCACTCTGAATAGACCATTGGCTGAAAACCCCATGACACTGTGAGCTGTTGTTGCAACAGTGAAACCCAGCTAGGCAGACCTGCCCAACCTGAGGTTCTGAAAGCAAAAGAGGTCACGCAAGCCAGCAATAGAACTCTGGAGTCGTATGACCAGTCTCCCTCTTTCTCCACTAGCTTACAATGCTTTCCTATTGCTCTAGTAGCCATTACCACTTTTTGTGACTGAACTACTTTCACTTTGTAGTGGCCAGCACACATTTTCTAGATGATCTGGTGTTCCTTTGTGTTCTTATTAAACTCATTTGATTCCTCTCTTGCCTTTCAGTTTTAATCTTTATTTACCCTACTCTCTTTATTTATTTCATCTAGTCATCTGATCTCTCACTTTATTATATGTTTGTTTTGGGCAGGTTATTTTACATTATTTCCCCATTCAAGATATTCGCTCTATGTTCCATGAAGGTCTCTAGGTACTGTTGTTACTGCAGAAGCAGCAGATCTTAGAGATAAGAACTTTCCTCTCCCAtgggatttgtttttttaaagagcagcTGATTTCTAGATACAATCTTCACTTACCTTGCTTAGTGCTGGTAGGACCACAAGAGAAGAGGACGAGAGGTCCCGCTCAGACTTAACAGACTTTGCGCAGTACGTTTCCAAAAGAGCAAGGTCGCAGCTCCGAAAACAGCACTCCTCCACTATGCCACGGTTGAATCTTCTGTTATTTCGTCCCACGGGTCTACCTGAAATGGCAGACCTAGCAGTTTAGGTATCAATGGTTTTGAATTAGATTGTCTTCTCTTCTTCCTATGTCGGCACACAGAACCTAGCACATTTTaggtactactgcaatataaacaacacacagtttttgtaccagtGTAAATATTTCAGTTAGGAGTGCCATTTTTTACTGATGTAGTTATACGTACAGCtcttagtgtggacacagttatactggtatgaaAGTGCCTTATAGTAGTAAAGCTCGTTCCCTTTCCCGTATTGGAACAGCAATATAGGTATAAAGCCTCTTTAGACCCATATAACTGCATCTGTgaggtatagttaaagtggtgcaatttttttagtgaagacaaggcctaaataTTACACAGATGAGTATTAAAGCCTCTGGTGTTGGTCCTGCCAATTGTACTCTAGTAGAACGAGGTAGTAGCATTCCTTATGAGTAGGGGTTCTACCAAATTTGCGGCTGTGAAAATCACGTcatagaccatgaaatctggtctctggctgcccagctctgaaggcagactggagagcagcggctgctggctgggcacccagctctgaaagcagcgccaTGGCCAGCAGTAGCACCACCAggcagcagccgccactctcctgCCAACCAGCTTTAGGtagcgccactgccagcagcagcggagaagtaagggtggcaataccacaaccccctcaTAGGCTTACGACCCACTTTTGGGTTgaggcccccagtttgagaaatgctgcagaGAAATCAAACATTTTTTGCAGGTTGGTCCACGTCATAAATAGCAAATTTCGTAACTGTGTAATACATCCGCAGAATTAGCTATTTATGCTGTACCTAcccatgaaaaatgtgtgatttctctGCGATTTAAGTAGACCCCTACTAATGAGGTGCCAGACTTCTATTGGAATGCTGACATTCCAGGGATGAAGTGGACCAATGGAGGGAAATAGTACCAGATTGACCAGTTGCAGCCATCTAAGAATAGTTATTTAACTTCTTAACTGAGTCTTTTAATACAGTTTTCTTCTTCTGTATTTCTCTGCAAAAGGATGCTGTAGCCAGCAGTTATGTTTTCAAATGCTCTGCAACAAGGGGATTTCATTTCACTGTGTAATTAAAATCAAAAACACTAGAGGAAAGGCCTAGATAGTTTGAtatcttaaacaaacaaaaaaacagacatTCAAATTTGCCCACACTTCAGTGTGAAATGGGTCAGCTTGGGAAATATCAAACTTCTCAACCACAAAATGTCCTGGAACTAAATTGTGGCTTTTGTTTTGCACATTTCCCCCCACCAAAAGTGTTTGTAGTTTTTTTGCACTTGGCTGTTGTGGAGTTAGCTGGAGGGGTCTCTTTCTGAGCTTCTGAAACTAGCccggggttctcaacctggggattGCAATCCTTGGGGATGGGGAGTGGGTCGTATCACTttgcccttcccatattgctaagtgtgtgtgcatgcacacgcgAATGGTGGGAGTGTGTTCTAGCTAGATGGTGGGTGTAGCGGGGTGTTTACCccgttcctgccctgaagggcttaaaacagccctgggaaagggttgtggcaggggaaaagctgggctgattgggaaagcagccacagttgtagccaatgcaatcagagcccagctggcccttataagagggcggtgggccagaaggaaaaagagacactctctctagcttcttgagggagaaggacctggctgcctgggagctaagcagggtacctgaggtggactagtgctggggaagggcagagggagatggggagctccagcctagcaagaccccaggctgagttaagggcccacaaaaggggtactggagctgcagaggggcagcccagatataggcagagggagctggtccaacccccttacCGATGATGAGTgatttacagactgcagtctgccccagggagcgggggccagATGATGACTggtagtagccactgaggcaaggtggggatagggggttgggggatcctctgggtggggagacccagattatGGGTTGCTGCTAGGGGGCAGAACCTGatgtaaagggcactggggtccgggagggacaatggggccagtggcaggtgagacaccagcctgcagagggcgctgtgGACTGGAAGAGCTAAATCCTaggactaccagaaggaggcgccACGCTGGTGACTCTTCGCCCCGCCACAGTGGGAAAGGGGACAACATCCTGGTATAAGAGATGTTAAGAGCCGATGATCTAGAAACAGTATTCCAATTCCACTCCACTTCCCCAGTCAGAACATAAACACTGCAGGCTACTTGCACTTCTCATTTTCATGGGCACAGAGAAGTGTGCAGAAAGATCcaagttcagcaaagcacttaagcacgtgcaggatttcagtgggactcttCATGAGCTTAAAGTTAAGTGCTTTGCCAGATTGGGGTCTTAGTTACATAGAGCATTCTTCAGACCCATTAAAGAATAACCTACCAACTCTGCATAGACACACGCACTCTCATGTTGATGACGTACAGTAAATATGTAGTATGAAAGGAAGCCCCTGGAGACATACCATTAGTTtaattgcttttaaaacaaaaacaaaaacaaaaaacacaacctCTGTCCTATTTTATCTGACATCCCCATTTTCCGCCTTTGCCGCACAGCCACATTTTAAGGTCACTAGAACAAGTAAGGCACTAGAGTGAATCTGAGCTGCTATAGGGGACTTTGCTGACTCATAACATCTAGCCCAGCTTctggaatcatttaaaaagaactatttttttttcttttctgaaaacatttcAGACACGACCTTTAATCAGCAAGCCGTGAAGGTTAGAAGGATGGTTTTCTCCCTAGAAAAGTTCAGTGAAGGGAAAAAGACAAGCATTGTTGGGAGTTTATTTCTCTCATTAAAATGTTGGTGGCATGTGAACTCCCTGCATTtgtattgttgtatttaaaggcagagccctctcccccagccccatgctTAGGACTGTGACTCCCCCATTTAATTCTAATTTCCAACCCCAGCCCTACCCTGATTAGTTGAGCCAGTCCCCTGGCACCAGAAGTCAGCAGTAGTGGCCAGTTCCCTGTGACTGGCTGCCAGTCGCTGGACATAAAAGGGTGTATTTTAGTGCCTTGCTATCTCTAGGGAAAGCGCCATGACTGCTATGGGTGTGTCCTTATGAGCTACCTGTCCCATTGGTGAGTCTGTGCATGTATTCCAGTTTGTAATACCCACTAATCAGCTGGTAAACAGTAAAGACAGCTGGAAGGGAGAGAGGCAGATGCCTCACTTACAGATACAGTGGATGTACTTTTCTCTGTGTGTGCTTAACTCCCATCAAGGTCTATGGCGGGGTAGGCAAACCACGGCTCatgagccacatgcggctcttttacagttaaaatgaGGCTTGTGGAGGCCCtcgcttccccctcaccccccattctCCGCCTACCAGACTTGTCAGGGGTCAGGGagaagctcagggcttctgctctgtggtggggctaggggggagggggtctctcaGGCAGGGGTTCAGCCCCACGGGGCAtacctgctggggctgggggcttcagcaggagtggagtTGGAACCCCAAGCCCCAACAAGTGCTTCCTgttgggctgaagccccaagacccccttCCCCACAGGGCAGAAgaccctagccccaccaccccaccgcagggctgaagccccgagccccagcaagcACACCCAGCCCTCGATTATCGTACGTGGCTCAGAggatcagtaagtttggccacccctggtctatggTAAATGCAGGCCTATGCAGAGAGGAAGGGAATACTCGTTCCTACCTGAGTTCATACTAAGAAGGGATCCACATTTACCTGGATAACTGATCATACTCAGCTGCTGGAGAGCTAACATGACAAATGTCCCCTTTTCTATTACAGACACTGGACCAGTTCctataagcaattgaaaagctAGGAACAGCTCGAATATTTAGCATATTTATGATTccaggaaggggagagggagtgtaaAGTGAAAATCAAGAAAAAGCAAAGTGATCCTTTTTGATAGTACTTCATTCACATTCACACTAGTGGAAGGCTGTGTCAGCATTTCTGTCCTAAGGTGCTGAAGTGCataggtttgggggaagggattatGTTTTAAAGACTTAGCTAACTTCTCTCTTTGAAAGAAATGTTATCAGTTGTAtatattttccaaagcacctaagtgacttagaagcctaaatgAATTAACTTTCACTGACTCTTAGAAGCCTAAGGGTGGGATTCaaaaaggtatttgggcacctaactcctactgatttcaatgagaactTGGTGCCTAAATCTCTTGGCAAATTCCAGCctaagttgcttttgaaaatgggacttaagcacttttgaaaatgttaaccaATATCTACTGCACACAGTTATGTGTGGGATTCTCAGAAATACGcatcattggcctaactctgctcccactgaagtcaacgcaGCACCAAACACTCTTGAAATTCCCACCCTTAGTTTGGCAGGTGAGTAGTCCAATATGGCCTCGTGTTTTTGCTTCTGCTGTTTCCACCTTCCATTCTTCAATCCTTTTTCCCAACCTCAACATTCCTTTCccaccaaaaagaaaacaaacaaaaacacttgaAAACCCTGAGAATCTGCAAAGTTATCTGCTGTGTAACTGTCTGCCTGCTGTTTTCCTTGCTCACTTTGCTGCCAACTATTTTCCTATGATAGGACACATTTCCAATTACATAATTGTATGATGGCCGGGGATTTGAATCTCACCAGAAGCCACTACAACCTTTCATGAAAGATTTagtgcttttaaaaacaacaaacaaggaTATTCAGTACCAGAAACTACTGCTAGATAATGACCCAAAGGCAACAGAAGCCAGGAAATGTCTAGTTAAGGGTGATAACACTGCTGGACTAGGTTGGGGTGAGTGTTAGTTCCCTAATGTGATTTATTCATGGACTGAAGGGTGAATTTTCTGGCTTTTGGCCCATCTGTGGCCTCTTGCCTTAATGTCACTGAAACACGTGAGGAGGTTGGGTTGCTGTATTACCACACTGAAATGCACTACCTTAGGGAATCTATTCTTTGGCAGAGGTGATGGAAGAGGGATCAGCAGCCATTCACTCCCACATTAGTGCAAGAGTTAAATGTTTGCCTTTCCCCTTGTGTTTTCTATTTAACTAATAATTGTATTTTCACAAGGAGACCTGCTTCCTTTCCTGCTCCATAAATCAATCATTACGTTAAAGCCCTATGCTTACTGGGCATGCTCCTCTGAAATCGACCCCCAGTATTGCTGATATGTACCAGGTTACCCAGAATCCCTAGCACTTATTATCATTTAAAAACAGGACCCTTCCTGGATCACTCCACACCCGAGTTGGGAAGCCCCTCTGGGAAGGGGATTGGTTTGAAGTATGTTATAGAATGAGCAGAGTTAGCAGTAACATTAGCTCACGTGAACGCTGCTGGGGCAGTACAAGTGCAATTCATAGCAAAGTATTATGCATCGTCTCTGGCCAATGTTTTCAGAGGTGATGGGCACCTGCATCTCCCTGTGACTTCAGTGTGAGCTATGGAACATCTGTGGGAAAAATCAGGCCAGTgctacttaggtgcctaattttctGCACAGATTTTTGCTTTGATTTGCAGCAAGAAAAAGTGATTGTGCTCAGTCACCTAGCTACTGGGCTTCGGGGTGACCGCAGGCAAATCACGTCACCgtgctgtgcctcggtttccccacctgtaaaatgcagCTAAtattgccctcctttgtaaagcactttgagatctactgatgaaaagagagTTAGGTAATATTATTACAGTCATGTAGATTCTACTATCACTAATACTTACACCGCAGAGCAGATATCTGCAGAGTAACTGCAGGCCTCAGCTTTGTCATGCATGTAAGTAGCAAACAGGATTTTTGATAGCACTTCTTCCCTCTCCCTTAGTATGATGTAAAACAAGTGCTACTTCAGGAGGCACATGCATATCCTAGGTGACATAGTAAGGCGCTGGAGGAAGACGATCCAGTGCTGCTCATGTCACCTACGTTCAGATCTGCCAAATCAAAGTGAGTGTGGCAGGCGTGGCTGGGCAGATGTCAGGTGACCACCTTTCTGCTTTTCATAGGAGTGCAACATAGCAACAAGTGTCACTGGGTCATGCTGCTGGTCTGGGAGCCCATTGCTGGAGAGCTGGTATCTGGAGAAAGCAGACTGACCAGAGTAGTACCTAATGTTCAGAGCTTGTTTTTAGAGCTCACGGAGGAGGAGAGGTGCTGGCTGACCTGTTCCTTTAATTCAAACAGCCCCAGGACACCAGCCACAAAGTGGGGACAGGTTTGCTAGACTGGTCATCCCTGAATTTCTCTGGCTCCTCCACCCCTCTATCAGCTTCTCAATCAAAATTGCTGCTAGCACTTACATTTGAGTGCATGTATGGATAGTATGCATAAGGGAGACTGTGtcagacagacacctgtcaggcatggtctagataatacttagtcctgccgtgagtgcaggggactggactagatgatctctcgaggtcccttccagtcctatgattctatgtgcataGCTgtatgtgggtgggggggaaatgcacACATGCATGTCTTTGCACAGAGTGGGGGAAATGCATGTACTTGTTCatggctgtgtggggagggaaCAGTGTGTACATGCTGGGTGTTTGCGTGCCACACACAGGAGAAATTTTAGGATTCTCCGGAGCCCTCTCCCCGGTTTCTCCAATCAGTCAAGCACCAAGCCAAATGGAATGAGACTTTGGGTGTAAACAATCCCCTCTCCCCTGTCAGAGGAATGTAGAGACCAACAAGAGAGCCTTTGTCAGATGGCTGGGCAGCCACAGCCATTGTCTCAGTCCCcccgcctgcccctccccccacccagcagcagctcccacccagcagcagctcccccccccccttctttttcctAGTGTTATTGTGaggaatggcagagagaaagaatGTGCCCTGTCAGCATAAGTGGCTGTTGGAAAGAGCTAAATTCTTATCAGCTGTTGGAAAGGAGGAAACAGGAGCTGTTGTTTACAGAGAAGTcagacacccctctccccccccccattctccccttCTCCACTGGCCCCTATTCCAACAACTCCAGATCCAGGTCTTCCTTTCTACCCacccctctccctggctctgtTTTTTTGCTAATAGCAGGAGTCCCTTGCTCCTGCTGAGGCCCTAATCCTGGT encodes:
- the IGF2 gene encoding insulin-like growth factor II, which encodes MSGAERYMDECYSHPALLQVCTQEVESSSGSLKVQRMCASRRILLLALTFLAYTVDSTSAYGTAETLCGGELVDTLQFVCGDRGFYFSRPVGRNNRRFNRGIVEECCFRSCDLALLETYCAKSVKSERDLSSSSLVVLPALSKDSFQKPSHAKYSKYDVWQKKSSQRLQRGVPSIFRARRYRWQAEGLQASDETKVHRPLIVLPSQKPLVVQVSSETSGSRK